In Oryza brachyantha chromosome 2, ObraRS2, whole genome shotgun sequence, a single window of DNA contains:
- the LOC102700596 gene encoding B-box zinc finger protein 20-like, protein MKVQCDVCAAEAASVFCCADEAALCDACDRRVHRANKLAGKHRRFSLVNPSASGRSPPAPLCDICQEKRGFLFCKEDRAILCRECDAPVHSTSELTMRHSRYLLTGVRLSSEPAASPAPPSEEENSSSFCCSADDAVQAPAPATSHGGSSGSSSISEYLTKTLPGWHVEDFLVDDATAEAAAATSSGISANGPCQGVNRIGGLQESAAYPAWMAQQQPCCDSLVAGDAVAIRERWVPQMYTDQLAAGSKRSRTSTSSYYR, encoded by the exons ATGAAGGTGCAGTGCGACGTGTgcgcggccgaggcggcgtcggtgtTCTGCTGCGCCGACGAGGCCGCGCTGTGCGACGCGTGCGACCGCCGGGTGCACCGGGCCAACAAGCTCGCCGGGAAGCACCGCCGGTTCTCGCTGGTCAACCCGTCGGCGTCggggcgctcgccgccggcgccgctctgCGACATCTGCCAG GAGAAGAGGGGTTTCCTGTTCTGCAAGGAGGACCGGGCGATCCTGTGCCGGGAGTGCGACGCGCCGGTGCACTCGACGAGCGAGCTCACCATGCGCCACAGCCGGTACCTCCTCACCGGCGTGCGGCTCTCATCGGAGCCAGCCGcgtccccggcgccgccgtcggaggaggagaacagcagcagcttctgctgcagcgccgacgacgccgtccAGGCCCCGGCGCCCGCCACGAGCCACGGcgggagcagcggcagcagcagcatctccGAGTACCTCACCAAGACGCTCCCCGGGTGGCACGTCGAGGACTTCCTCGTCGATGACGCCActgccgaggccgccgccgctacctcTTCCGGCATCTCTGCGAACGGGCCGTGTCAG GGAGTAAACCGGATCGGTGGGCTGCAAGAATCCGCCGCCTACCCTGCATGGAtggcgcagcagcagccgtgCTGCGAcagcctcgtcgccggcgacgcggtggCAATCCGGGAGCGGTGGGTGCCGCAGATGTACACCGACCAGCTTGCCGCCGGCAGCAAGAGATCCAGGACATCCACTTCCTCCTACTACCGGTGA